A part of Astyanax mexicanus isolate ESR-SI-001 chromosome 2, AstMex3_surface, whole genome shotgun sequence genomic DNA contains:
- the LOC103031822 gene encoding protocadherin alpha-C2 isoform X7, producing the protein MGNLTKAQLPRYVTFFLFFFVFLNGANAVTHYSIPEEMEEGSVVANLATDLGLDVKTLSRRKMRLDIISSKKYLDVNKETGELYILEKMDREYLCISKTATTCFIKMEVILEDPVRIFNIEIEIVDINDNAPQFRRDSIHLDISESTSAGERFSLSNAVDPDIGANSIKTYFLSESEYFDIEIQTGRDSSKFADLILRRALDRETQAIHNLILTAVDGGVPARSGTASIIVRVLDTNDNAPKFDKETFKINLMENSPIGSLVVKLNATDLDEGLNSDIVYSFSLYTSEKTQETFSLNHDNGEIRVKDIINYEDFRIYDMEVIATDKGANSLSGQCKVTILITDMNDNHPEISIKSFKSPVKEDIAVGTVIAVVSVSDKDSGENGQIDVYISDKLPFILRESSDNYYELVVSEPLDREKVPEYDITFTVTDRGTPPLSDNETMTLELLDVNDNVPQFSQSFYTIQVKENNAPGELLSSLTAHDPDLHENQYLVYFIIEKEIVNTSMSMLFSINPENGNLYALKTFDYEIEKEFLFHIEARDSGVPPLSSNVTVHIIIMDQNDNTPLIVSPWRAHGSVVEEKIPRSTDKGTLIAKVIAIDTDSVHNSRITYQFLQNTDATLFSLDQYNGEIRTMRMFSYRDSRHQRLVVIAKDNGEPSLSATVTIKLSTVETALKTYADMTEIPEYDIFSDLNLYLVIGLGSVSFLLLITILVTIVLKCQKPKPSKAGPPCRNSVISERNSTIADSTLVSNDAYWYSLFLAETRKGKLVVRQPVPKGSRYIVSSIPRSTGLTETSDSAASTLQASTTTSSSSS; encoded by the coding sequence ATGGGGAACTTAACGAAGGCACAGCTACCGAGGTACGTGacgttctttctttttttctttgttttcttaaaCGGAGCAAACGCCGTGACACACTATTCAATCCCCGAAGAAATGGAAGAAGGATCTGTAGTGGCAAATTTAGCTACAGATTTGGGACTGGATGTTAAAACACTGAGCAGAAGAAAAATGAGGTTAGATATTATTTCAAGTAAGAAGTATCTTGACGTGAACAAAGAAACTGGTGAGCTTTACATTTTGGAGAAAATGGATAGAGAGTATCTTTGCATTTCAAAAACAGCAACAACATGCTTCATTAAAATGGAAGTAATACTTGAAGATCCCGTACGGATATTTAACATCGAAATAGAAATTGTGGATATAAACGATAACGCACCTCAGTTTCGTAGGGATTCAATTCATTTGGATATATCCGAGTCCACCTCCGCGGGTGAGCGTTTCTCTCTCAGTAATGCAGTTGACCCGGACATAGGGGCAAACTCAATTAAAACCTATTTTCTTAGTGAGAGCGAGTATTTTGACATAGAAATACAAACCGGTAGAGACAGTTCAAAATTTGCTGATTTAATTCTTAGACGAGCTTTGGATAGAGAAACACAAGCCATTCACAATTTGATCCTCACTGCAGTGGACGGCGGAGTCCCTGCGCGTTCCGGCACGGCAAGCATTATTGTACGCGTTTTGGACACCAATGACAACGCCCCGAAATTCGACAAAGAAACTTTTAAGATAAATTTAATGGAAAACTCCCCAATTGGAAGCCTCGTTGTAAAGTTAAACGCCACGGATCTGGATGAAGGATTAAATTCAGACATAGTTTACTCGTTTAGCCTTTACACATCAGAAAAAACACAAGAGACGTTTAGTTTAAACCACGATAATGGCGAAATTAGAGTAAAAGATATTATTAACTATGAAGATTTTAGGATTTATGACATGGAGGTAATCGCAACAGATAAAGGAGCTAATAGTCTCTCTGGGCAATGTAAAGTAACCATTTTAATCACAGATATGAATGATAACCATCCTGAAATTTCAATTAAATCATTCAAAAGTCCTGTAAAAGAGGACATAGCTGTCGGCACAGTCATTGCAGTTGTCAGTGTAAGTGATAAAGATTCAGGTGAAAATGGTCAAATAGATGTTTATATATCTGATAAGCTGCCATTTATTCTCAGAGAGTCTTCTGATAATTATTATGAGCTTGTAGTGTCAGAACCGTTAGACCGTGAAAAAGTTCCAGAATATGACATCACATTTACCGTCACTGACAGAGGAACTCCTCCGTTATCTGATAATGAAACCATGACTCTAGAACTACTGGACGTGAACGACAACGTTCCTCAGTTTTCACAATCATTCTACACCATTCAGGTGAAGGAAAATAACGCACCAGGAGAACTACTGAGCTCCCTCACAGCACATGACCCAGACCTCCATGAAAACCAGTATCTAGTTTATTTCATCATAGAAAAAGAAATAGTGAACACCTCCATGTCCATGCTGTTCTCCATAAATCCGGAGAACGGAAACCTTTATGCACTAAAGACGTTTGATTATGAGATAGAGAAGGAGTTCCTTTTCCACATCGAGGCCAGAGACTCTGGTGTTCCTCCGCTCAGCAGTAACGTGACCGTTCACATCATTATAATGGACCAAAACGACAACACACCACTTATAGTGTCTCCATGGCGCGCGCACGGGtcagtggtggaggagaaaatcCCCAGATCCACCGATAAAGGAACTTTAATAGCCAAAGTGATCGCCATTGACACTGACTCAGTGCACAACTCCCGGATCACGTACCAGTTCCTCCAGAACACTGATGCTACTTTATTCAGCTTGGACCAGTACAACGGAGAGATTAGGACCATGAGGATGTTCAGTTACAGAGACTCGCGCCACCAGCGGCTGGTGGTGATCGCCAAGGACAACGGAGAGCCCTCGCTTTCTGCTACAGTCACCATCAAACTGTCTACGGTGGAGACCGCGCTCAAAACCTACGCGGATATGACTGAAATTCCTGAATATGACATCTTTTCCGACTTGAACCTGTATCTGGTGATCGGACTGGGCTCTGTATCATTTCTCTTACTCATCACCATACTGGTGACCATCGTGCTGAAATGTCAGAAACCCAAACCCAGCAAAGCAGGTCCTCCCTGTAGGAACAGTGTGATCAGTGAGAGGAACTCTACCATCGCAGATTCCACCCTGGTCTCCAACGATGCCTACTGGTACAGTTTGTTTCTGGCAGAGACGAGGAAAGGAAAGCTGGTAGTTAGACAACCTGTGCCAAAGGGGTCGAGATACATTGTGTCCAGTATACCCAGGAGTACAGGACTGACCGAGACCAGTGACTCAGCTGCGTCCACCCTGCAG
- the LOC103031822 gene encoding protocadherin alpha-C2 isoform X12: MDARRSRSRPLIKRYVVALMLFFGIKSASAVTHYSIPEEMEEGSVVANLATDLGLDVKTLSKRKIRLDTLSNKKYLDINKETGELFISERIDREHVCNTKSATTCILKLDATIENPVRMFNIELEILDINDNAPHFRRDTMHLDISESTAAGERFSLNNAVDPDIGVNSIKTYYLSDSDHFSIEIQTSRDGSKFTDLILKKTLDREEQAVHNLILTAVDGGVPARSGTASIIVRVLDTNDNAPQFDKDSYNINIMENSPIGSLVVKLNATDEDEGSNSEIRYSYSLYTSEKTQETFSLNEDNGEIRVKEMINYEDFRIYDMEIVATDKGVNSLSGKCKVRILITDMNDNHPEISIKSFTSPVKEDITVGTVIAVVSVSDKDSGENGQIDVHIFNKLPFKLRESSDNYYELVVSEPLDREKVPEYDITFTVTDRGTPPLSDNETMTLELLDVNDNVPQFSQSFYTIQVKENNAPGELLSSITAHDPDLHENQYLVYFIIEREIVNTSMSMLFSINPENGNLYALKTFDYEIEKEFLFHIEARDSGVPPLSSNVTVHIIIMDQNDNTPLIVSPWRAHGSVVEEKIPRSTDKGTLIAKVIAIDTDSVHNSRITYQFLQNTDATLFSLDQYNGEIRTMRMFSYRDSRHQRLVVIAKDNGEPSLSATVTIKLSTVETALKTYADMTEIPEYDIFSDLNLYLVIGLGSVSFLLLITILVTIVLKCQKPKPSKAGPPCRNSVISERNSTIADSTLVSNDAYWYSLFLAETRKGKLVVRQPVPKGSRYIVSSIPRSTGLTETSDSAASTLQYSK; this comes from the exons ATGGATGCTAGAAGAAGCAGAAGTCGTCCGCTGATAAAAAGGTACGTTGTCGCCTTGATGTTGTTCTTCGGTATAAAGTCAGCCTCAGCTGTTACCCATTATTCTATACCTGAAGAAATGGAGGAAGGCTCTGTGGTAGCCAATTTAGCAACCGACCTTGGACTGGACGTTAAGACACTGAGCAAGAGAAAGATAAGGCTGGATACGTTGTCTAATAAGAAATACTTGGACATTAACAAAGAGACAGGTGAGCTTTTCATCTCGGAGAGGATTGACAGAGAACATGTATGCAACACTAAGTCAGCAACGACGTGCATTTTGAAGCTTGATGCAACCATTGAAAACCCTGTGCGAATGTTTAACATCGAGCTGGAAATACTTGATATTAACGACAATGCGCCGCATTTTAGAAGGGACACGATGCATTTAGACATTTCTGAGTCAACCGCAGCTGGCGAACGATTCTCACTAAACAATGCCGTGGATCCTGATATCGGTGTAAATTCAATAAAAACTTATTATCTCAGCGACAGTGATCACTTTTCTATTGAAATACAAACGAGTAGAGATGGGTCAAAATTTACAGATTTAATTCTGAAAAAGACGCTTGATAGAGAGGAGCAGGCTGTTCATAATTTAATCCTCACTGCTGTAGATGGTGGAGTTCCTGCGCGCTCTGGCACAGCCAGCATCATTGTTCGCGTGTTGGATACGAACGACAACGCCCCACAGTTTGATAAAGACAGTTATAACATAAATATAATGGAAAACTCACCTATAGGAAGCCTTGTGGTTAAATTAAATGCAACAGATGAAGATGAAGGGTCAAACTCCGAAATCAGATATTCATATAGTTTATACACGTCAGAAAAAACGCAGGAAACGTTCAGCTTAAACGAAGATAACGGTGAAATCAGAGTTAAAGAAATGATTAATTACGAGGATTTCAGGATTTATGATATGGAAATTGTGGCAACAGATAAAGGAGTTAATTCATTGTCTGGGAAATGCAAAGTAAGAATTTTAATCACGGATATGAATGATAACCATCCTGAAATTTCCATTAAGTCTTTTACTAGCCCAGTTAAGGAAGATATAACTGTAGGTACAGTCATTGCAGTTGTCAGTGTGAGTGATAAAGATTCAGGAGAAAATGGTCAAATAGATGttcatatatttaataaactGCCCTTTAAGCTCAGAGAGTCTTCTGATAATTATTATGAGCTTGTAGTGTCAGAACCGTTAGATCGCGAAAAAGTTCCAGAATATGACATCACATTTACTGTCACTGACAGAGGAACTCCTCCTTTATCTGATAATGAAACCATGACTCTAGAACTACTGGACGTGAACGACAACGTTCCTCAGTTTTCACAATCATTCTACACCATTCAGGTGAAGGAAAATAACGCACCCGGAGAATTACTAAGCTCAATAACAGCACATGACCCAGACCTCCATGAAAACCAGTATCTGGTTTATTTCATTATAGAAAGGGAAATAGTAAACACCTCCATGTCCATgctgttctccataaatccagagAACGGAAAC CTTTATGCACTAAAGACGTTTGATTATGAGATAGAGAAGGAGTTCCTTTTCCACATCGAGGCCAGAGACTCTGGTGTTCCTCCGCTCAGCAGTAACGTGACCGTTCACATCATTATAATGGACCAAAACGACAACACACCACTTATAGTGTCTCCATGGCGCGCGCACGGGtcagtggtggaggagaaaatcCCCAGATCCACCGATAAAGGAACTTTAATAGCCAAAGTGATCGCCATTGACACTGACTCAGTGCACAACTCCCGGATCACGTACCAGTTCCTCCAGAACACTGATGCTACTTTATTCAGCTTGGACCAGTACAACGGAGAGATTAGGACCATGAGGATGTTCAGTTACAGAGACTCGCGCCACCAGCGGCTGGTGGTGATCGCCAAGGACAACGGAGAGCCCTCGCTTTCTGCTACAGTCACCATCAAACTGTCTACGGTGGAGACCGCGCTCAAAACCTACGCGGATATGACTGAAATTCCTGAATATGACATCTTTTCCGACTTGAACCTGTATCTGGTGATCGGACTGGGCTCTGTATCATTTCTCTTACTCATCACCATACTGGTGACCATCGTGCTGAAATGTCAGAAACCCAAACCCAGCAAAGCAGGTCCTCCCTGTAGGAACAGTGTGATCAGTGAGAGGAACTCTACCATCGCAGATTCCACCCTGGTCTCCAACGATGCCTACTGGTACAGTTTGTTTCTGGCAGAGACGAGGAAAGGAAAGCTGGTAGTTAGACAACCTGTGCCAAAGGGGTCGAGATACATTGTGTCCAGTATACCCAGGAGTACAGGACTGACCGAGACCAGTGACTCAGCTGCGTCCACCCTGCAG
- the LOC103031822 gene encoding protocadherin alpha-C2 isoform X5, producing the protein MDARRSRSRPLIKRYVVALMLFFGIKSASAVTHYSIPEEMEEGSVVANLATDLGLDVKTLSKRKIRLDTLSNKKYLDINKETGELFISERIDREHVCNTKSATTCILKLDATIENPVRMFNIELEILDINDNAPHFRRDTMHLDISESTAAGERFSLNNAVDPDIGVNSIKTYYLSDSDHFSIEIQTSRDGSKFTDLILKKTLDREEQAVHNLILTAVDGGVPARSGTASIIVRVLDTNDNAPQFDKDSYNINIMENSPIGSLVVKLNATDEDEGSNSEIRYSYSLYTSEKTQETFSLNEDNGEIRVKEMINYEDFRIYDMEIVATDKGVNSLSGKCKVRILITDMNDNHPEISIKSFTSPVKEDITVGTVIAVVSVSDKDSGENGQIDVHIFNKLPFKLRESSDNYYELVVSEPLDREKVPEYDITFTVTDRGTPPLSDNETMTLELLDVNDNVPQFSQSFYTIQVKENNAPGELLSSITAHDPDLHENQYLVYFIIEREIVNTSMSMLFSINPENGNLYALKTFDYEIEKEFLFHIEARDSGVPPLSSNVTVHIIIMDQNDNTPLIVSPWRAHGSVVEEKIPRSTDKGTLIAKVIAIDTDSVHNSRITYQFLQNTDATLFSLDQYNGEIRTMRMFSYRDSRHQRLVVIAKDNGEPSLSATVTIKLSTVETALKTYADMTEIPEYDIFSDLNLYLVIGLGSVSFLLLITILVTIVLKCQKPKPSKAGPPCRNSVISERNSTIADSTLVSNDAYWYSLFLAETRKGKLVVRQPVPKGSRYIVSSIPRSTGLTETSDSAASTLQASTTTSSSSS; encoded by the exons ATGGATGCTAGAAGAAGCAGAAGTCGTCCGCTGATAAAAAGGTACGTTGTCGCCTTGATGTTGTTCTTCGGTATAAAGTCAGCCTCAGCTGTTACCCATTATTCTATACCTGAAGAAATGGAGGAAGGCTCTGTGGTAGCCAATTTAGCAACCGACCTTGGACTGGACGTTAAGACACTGAGCAAGAGAAAGATAAGGCTGGATACGTTGTCTAATAAGAAATACTTGGACATTAACAAAGAGACAGGTGAGCTTTTCATCTCGGAGAGGATTGACAGAGAACATGTATGCAACACTAAGTCAGCAACGACGTGCATTTTGAAGCTTGATGCAACCATTGAAAACCCTGTGCGAATGTTTAACATCGAGCTGGAAATACTTGATATTAACGACAATGCGCCGCATTTTAGAAGGGACACGATGCATTTAGACATTTCTGAGTCAACCGCAGCTGGCGAACGATTCTCACTAAACAATGCCGTGGATCCTGATATCGGTGTAAATTCAATAAAAACTTATTATCTCAGCGACAGTGATCACTTTTCTATTGAAATACAAACGAGTAGAGATGGGTCAAAATTTACAGATTTAATTCTGAAAAAGACGCTTGATAGAGAGGAGCAGGCTGTTCATAATTTAATCCTCACTGCTGTAGATGGTGGAGTTCCTGCGCGCTCTGGCACAGCCAGCATCATTGTTCGCGTGTTGGATACGAACGACAACGCCCCACAGTTTGATAAAGACAGTTATAACATAAATATAATGGAAAACTCACCTATAGGAAGCCTTGTGGTTAAATTAAATGCAACAGATGAAGATGAAGGGTCAAACTCCGAAATCAGATATTCATATAGTTTATACACGTCAGAAAAAACGCAGGAAACGTTCAGCTTAAACGAAGATAACGGTGAAATCAGAGTTAAAGAAATGATTAATTACGAGGATTTCAGGATTTATGATATGGAAATTGTGGCAACAGATAAAGGAGTTAATTCATTGTCTGGGAAATGCAAAGTAAGAATTTTAATCACGGATATGAATGATAACCATCCTGAAATTTCCATTAAGTCTTTTACTAGCCCAGTTAAGGAAGATATAACTGTAGGTACAGTCATTGCAGTTGTCAGTGTGAGTGATAAAGATTCAGGAGAAAATGGTCAAATAGATGttcatatatttaataaactGCCCTTTAAGCTCAGAGAGTCTTCTGATAATTATTATGAGCTTGTAGTGTCAGAACCGTTAGATCGCGAAAAAGTTCCAGAATATGACATCACATTTACTGTCACTGACAGAGGAACTCCTCCTTTATCTGATAATGAAACCATGACTCTAGAACTACTGGACGTGAACGACAACGTTCCTCAGTTTTCACAATCATTCTACACCATTCAGGTGAAGGAAAATAACGCACCCGGAGAATTACTAAGCTCAATAACAGCACATGACCCAGACCTCCATGAAAACCAGTATCTGGTTTATTTCATTATAGAAAGGGAAATAGTAAACACCTCCATGTCCATgctgttctccataaatccagagAACGGAAAC CTTTATGCACTAAAGACGTTTGATTATGAGATAGAGAAGGAGTTCCTTTTCCACATCGAGGCCAGAGACTCTGGTGTTCCTCCGCTCAGCAGTAACGTGACCGTTCACATCATTATAATGGACCAAAACGACAACACACCACTTATAGTGTCTCCATGGCGCGCGCACGGGtcagtggtggaggagaaaatcCCCAGATCCACCGATAAAGGAACTTTAATAGCCAAAGTGATCGCCATTGACACTGACTCAGTGCACAACTCCCGGATCACGTACCAGTTCCTCCAGAACACTGATGCTACTTTATTCAGCTTGGACCAGTACAACGGAGAGATTAGGACCATGAGGATGTTCAGTTACAGAGACTCGCGCCACCAGCGGCTGGTGGTGATCGCCAAGGACAACGGAGAGCCCTCGCTTTCTGCTACAGTCACCATCAAACTGTCTACGGTGGAGACCGCGCTCAAAACCTACGCGGATATGACTGAAATTCCTGAATATGACATCTTTTCCGACTTGAACCTGTATCTGGTGATCGGACTGGGCTCTGTATCATTTCTCTTACTCATCACCATACTGGTGACCATCGTGCTGAAATGTCAGAAACCCAAACCCAGCAAAGCAGGTCCTCCCTGTAGGAACAGTGTGATCAGTGAGAGGAACTCTACCATCGCAGATTCCACCCTGGTCTCCAACGATGCCTACTGGTACAGTTTGTTTCTGGCAGAGACGAGGAAAGGAAAGCTGGTAGTTAGACAACCTGTGCCAAAGGGGTCGAGATACATTGTGTCCAGTATACCCAGGAGTACAGGACTGACCGAGACCAGTGACTCAGCTGCGTCCACCCTGCAG